CCGTGCATCTTGGTGAAACGCAGCAGCATGGGGTCACTCCGGCAGCAGGCTTTCGCCGGCGAACAGCTCGGTGAGGGTTTCCCGACGGCGGACCTGGTGAACCTCGGTGCCGTCGACCAGCACTTCGGCGGCGCGGCCACGGGTGTTGTAGTTCGAACTCATCACGAAACCATAGGCGCCTGCCGAGTGAACCGCCAGCAGATCGCCTTCGGCCAGTGCCAGTTCGCGGCCCTTGGCGAGGAAATCGCCGGTCTCGCAGATCGGCCCGACGATGTCGTAGTTGCGTGGCCGCGCATCGCGCGGCTTGACCGCCGTGACGTTCATCCAGGCCTGATACAGGGCCGGGCGGATCAGGTCGTTCATCGCCGCGTCGACGATGGCGAAATCCTTGTGTTCGGTGTGCTTGAGGTACTCGACCTGGGTCAGCAGCAGCCCGGCGTTGGCGACGATGAAGCGGCCTGGTTCGAACACCAGGCCCAGGTCGCGGCCTTCGAGACGCTTGCGCACGGCCTCGATGTAGGACTGGGCCAGCGGTGGTTCCTCGTCACGGTAGCGCACGCCCAGGCCACCGCCCAGGTCGATGTGGCGCAGGTGGATGCCGCAGTCGCCCAGACGGTCGACCAGGTCCAGCAGGCGGTCCAGTGCGTCGATGAACGGCTCCAGGGTGGTCAGTTGCGAGCCGATGTGGCAGTCCACGCCGATCACTTCCAGGTTCGGCAGCTGCGAGGCACGCACGTAGACGTCTTCGGCCTGGGCGATGGCGATACCGAACTTGTTTTCTTTGAGGCCGGTGGAGATGTACGGATGGGTACCGGCATCGACGTCCGGGTTGACCCGCAGCGACACCGGCGCTCGTACGCCCAGTTCGGCGGCGACGACTTGCAGGCGTTCGAGTTCTTCGCTGGACTCGACGTTGAAGCAGTGCACGCCGACCTCCAGGGCACGGCGCATGTCGTCGCGGGTCTTGCCCACGCCGGAGAAGACGATCTTGTCGGCGCTGCCGCCGGCGGCCAGTACGCGCTCCAGCTCGCCGCGCGAAACGATGTCGAAGCCTGCGCCCAGGCGCGCCAGGACATTCAGCACGCCCAGGTTGGAGTTGGCCTTGACGGCGAAGCACACCAGGTGCGGCATGCCGGCCAGGGCGTCGGCGTAGGCCTTGTACTGCGCCTCGATGTGGGCGCGCGAATAGACGTAGGTGGGGGTGCCGAAGCGTTCGGCGATGGCAGACAAGGCCACGCCTTCCGCGAACAGCTCACCGTCGCGGTAGTTGAAAGCGTCCATGGAGATACCTTAGTAGTGCTTGTGCGATTGCGACTTGCCCTGCGCGTCGGCAGATTTGGTGTCGTCAGGCAGGTACAGCGGGCCCTTCTGGCCGCAGGCGGTGACGAGGCAGGCAACCGCGACGAGCGCAGCAAGCGAGGCGATCAGGCGCTTCATGGCGAAATCCTTTGTATAAGCTTTGATTGGCGCCGAGTATACCGGCCACCCGGCGGCTTGCCTATGTGGCGGCCTTTCCGTCCGGCGGGGCTTTGACGCGACCGGCGGTCTGCGCCGCAGGCCACGCGGAATATTGACGATGGCGCGTCGCCCTGCACCATCACGCTTTGCATTTGCCCGGCGGCAGCCGTATCGTGCGCGCCATGTGACAGACGACACGCCGCCATTTTTCCGAGGTTCACGTTATGAGTTTGACCGAAGCCCGCTTTCACGACCTGGTCGATGCCACCCAGCAGGCGCTGGAGGACATCTTCGACGAGAGCGACCTGGACCTTGACCTGGAAAACTCCGCCGGCGTGCTGACCATCAAGTTCGACAACGGCTCGCAGATCATCATCAGCCGCCAGGAGCCGCTGCGCCAGCTGTGGCTGGCGGCGCGCTCGGGCGGTTTTCACTTCGACTATGACGAAGAAGAGCAGCGCTGGGTGTGCGACACCAGCAACGAGCTGCTCAGCGAGATGCTGGTGCGTATCACCCGTGAACAGGCGGGTGTCGAGTTGGACTTCGACGAGATCTGATCGTGACCGCTCCTGCGACCCCGCGCCCGCCCAAGCCTCTCTATAGCAACGTCAGCACGGCGGTGCCGTCGCCCTGCGTCAGCCTGTGCCGGCTCGACGACGAGCGCGTGTGCATGGGCTGCTTCCGCCACGTCGACGACATCCGCGAATGGCGCTCGGCCGATGACCAGCGCCGTCGCGAGATCCGCGAAGCTGCCGAACAGCGCCGCCTCCAGGCTGGCGCCTAGTCATTCCAGGGCTGGAATCATCGGGTAGGCGCGGCTTCAGCCGCGCTGCATGCTCCTGCCCCGTTCCCGGCTAAAGCCAATACTGTTCGGTTAAGCGGCATGGGGCCCGGTGGGAGCGGCTTTAGCCGCGAAAGCGTCAGGAAACTCACTGCATCTGCTGTGAACAGGCGGTCGCTTCGCGGCTGAAGCCGCTCCTACCCAGTCTAATTGACCAGTATTGCGGCTAAAGCCGGTCGACACTCCTGCCATTGTTCGCCTCAGGCCTGGTCCAGCGCCTCGTTGAGGAGCTTTTCCAGGCGCGCCTTGTGGCGCAGGTAGAGGATGGTCTGGCCGTGGCCGTCGTCCAGCAGCCCTGAAAGATCCAGGTCGGTGATGTAGCAACGGTAGCGCGCCGGTTCGTGACGCCTTCCGAGAATCTGCCGGGCCACCACCGTATACAGCTGGTCACCCTGTTCGAGTTCGGAAAACTCCTGGCTGTCGCAGTACAGCGAGGTGTTCAGCTGCCCGGGAGAGCTTTCCTCGATGATTGCCTGCACTTCGAAAAACGCTTTGTCCGACGCCCTGGGCGCGGGGCGGGGTTCGATGTTGCGAGCACGTCCGGCGCCGCCGGGCAGCAGTTGGTAATAGAGCACGTCCAGGGCGGCCTGCTCCTGCGGGCCGTCCAGCGGCAGTGAGGCGCCCCGGCGATAGATCAACGAGTGGAAGAAGCGCTGCAGCGGCAGCAGCAGGCTCTGTTCATCGTGCCAGGGCAGGTTCTGGTGCCACAGTGCATTGTGCTCGTCGAGCACGTAGAGGTCGGCGCGCGTGTCGTTGACCCGATAGAACACCTGGATGCATTCCGGCTGGCCGTAGGGGGCGATCAGTGACAGGTCGTGGTCTTCCAGCGCATGGGGGTCGAAGTACAGCGGGCTGTAGCAGGGCAGTTCTTCGCCCAGGTAGGTGAACAGCCCTGGCAGGCTATTGACCACCACCTGGGTCATGGTGCCGGGCAGCATGGCCAGAATGTGGTACTGCTGCTGGATCTGGATCAGGTAACGGTAGTTGAGGCCAGTGGCCTGCAACTGGCGGGCGGTCGCGACGATCTCCTCGACCCGCTGGGCGATGGCCTGGGCACGGTTATGGCAGAAGCAGCGCACTCGCACCTGCGGTTGTTGCGCGCCTTCGGGCAGGCTGCCCAGCAGGTCGGTGAGGCAATCGAGCAGCGCATGCGGGCCGTCGTAGCGGCTCACCTGGGTCTCGTTCCAGCTGTTGAGGGTCACCTGGTCGAGGGTCAGCACCAGGTTGTCACGCACGCCGGCATAACTGAGCGAGTCGGTGCGCTCGGTGGTCATCAGGATGTTCAGCTCCCGATGATGGCGCAGCGGGTCGACGCCGACGTTGACCAGCAAGAGAATTTCCCGCGGCTCGCTGGCCTTGAGCAACTGCTCGTCGCTGATAGCCGGCAAGGGCAGGGCAATGCTTTGCTGCAAGGCACCGATCAGGTTGAACAGCTCCAGTTCGCTCAGGTCGCTGCTGCCGGGGTGCAGGGCCAGACGAGTGCTGGCGTCGATCACGCCGTTGCGGTGGACCCAGGCCAGCAGCTCGACCAGCTCGCGGCTGCGCTTGATCGGCAGGAAGTTCTCGTACTCATGGATACCCAGGTTGCCGTTGTACAGGCTCCACTGGTTTTTTCCCGGCTCGCGGCGGTTGCTCGAATGCACCAGGGTCAGGGTGTCTTCGGCCAGGTCCGGGGCGATGCCGGGATTGATGAGTTCGATCTTGCCGGCCTTGCGTTCGAAGGCCGCATACAGACGTCGGCCAAGCACGTTCATGTCGCGCGTGGTGATCGAGCTGGCCGTCTGCTGGAGGCGAGCGAACTGGGTCAGGAAGCGGTAGCTGTAGTTCAGCTCGTTGACCAGCGAGCGGCGTTCATGGCTGACCTGGCGGACTTTCCAGTGCTGGCGGCTGTCGAGCAGGGCCAGCTGGCGTTCGTCCCAGCCCCATTCGGCGGTCAGTTGCTCCATCAGTGGACGTTGCCAGCCGCTGCTGCGCTGCCGGCCGCTGAGCTTTTTGTTGACCTTCAGGTACAGGCTGTGACGGACCAGTTCCAGGCGCTCGGGCTCGTTACGCGCCAGCAGGTGTTCTTCGATGCGCCGGTAGGCGACCACATAGGGGTCGAGTTCGTCCGGGTCCTGCTGGTGGGCGAATACGGCTTCCTTGTAGCGCAGGCTGAGGCAGCGCACCCGCGGGTACTCACTGGCGTAGACCTCGATGAGCAGCAGCTTTAGCACGGATTTGTAGGGCGACTCGATGCCCTTGAACAGCTGCCACAGGCCGGCACCGACGAACTCCCCGGCGGGGATATGTGCGAGGTGGCCGAGGTCGAGCACTTCGTCGGCGCGGATGAAGCGCTTGGACAGCAGCGTGTGCGTGTATTGCTCGTAACGCGACTCTTCGTAGACCGGCACCATCCACCACATGGGCGTGCGGCCAGCGAGCCAGATCGCGGTGCGGTAGAACTCGTCGAGCAACAGGTAATGCTGGGTAGTGCCGCAGTCGTCGGAACTCAACTGGGTGTCACGCTCGCCCTGGCGGAAGCGCTGCGGGTCGATGAGGAAAAAGTGCGCTTCGCTGCCCTGCGTCTCGGCCCAGGCTTCCAGCGCCTGGCACTTCCTGCGCAGTTCAGCGATGGCTTCGGCGGATAGCTCGCTGTCATGGCAGACCCAGACATCCATATCGCTCTGGTCGGCCTGGGCCAGGGTGCCCAGGCTGCCCATCAGGAACAGGCCAAGGATCGGCTGCGTCACGTGGCCGGGTCTGGCCTTGTAGGAAAACGAGCGGGTCAGCCGCTGGGCTTCGGCCAGAACCTGGGCGTCAGGTTCGAAGTTCGACACGCCCGCCGGCGTGCTGCCCGAGACGTAGCCGGGCAACAGCGGGTGGTTGACGTGGAACAGCAGCGGCAGCAGCGCCAGTACGCTTTGCTGGCGGGTCGACAGCCCCTCTCTGGCACGGGCCAGCCGCCTGTCGTTGAGGGCCAGGAAACGACTCTTGAGCTGGGTGAGGACCTTGCGGTCGATACCTTCGTCTAGGTCGGGACGGATTTCAAACGGATGCGTCATCGTGACTCGAGCCCTTGGCGGGCGCTACGGAAGTGGCCTGTGCCGTCTGCCGGATTCGACGATGCGTTGGGCGTGAGCGGCGTCATTTGATTTTGACGTCAAATGTATAACGCCGCCGGGTCGTTCGCGTGAAGGGCCTGGCGAGGTTTTTTTCGTCTGGCCCTGGCTCTGGCGTCAGGCTGCCTGGCGAGAGACGTCGAGAATGGTCAGTAGGGCTTGGGCATGCCGGGCCGCTTCCAGCCCCAGGCTGGTCAGGTAGCCGCCGTCGACCTGAGAGGTCAGGCCCTTGTCGTAGAGACGCTGTGCTGCAGCGATGGCGCTGGGGGCTGCGACGTGGTGAACCTTGAGGCCTTCCAGGGTGTTGTCCAGGTTGAACAGGGCGAGGATTTCGAGTTCGGCAACCAGCTCAGGGGAATAAGACATAGCAGTACCAGCCTTTTTTTGTAATGAGTGCCCGACTCGGACAGGGGGCTTGAGCAGTGTAGTCCTGCTGTGCTGGCTTTGCCGCTGCCAATTCAATCTTCCGCTGGCAGCTCCGGCAGGGCGCGCAGGGCGCTTTCATACCACTGGCTGTCGAAGGGCCGGTCGGCTTCGAGCATGGCATCGATCTCGATGGCCAGTACATGGGCCATCAGTTCGAGGATTTCTTCGCGTTCATAGCCGACCAGGGTCAGCTTGTTGTACACGGCCTTGGCTGCGGGCGGCTCGCCGTTCTCCAGTTGATTCTCGATGGCCTGGATCAGCGTCGAGGCGGTGAAGGCCTCTTCGTCGTCGGCTTCGGGGCTGTGTTCGGGGGTGTCGTTCATGGGAGTCTCCAGATGGCCTTTCGCGGCTGAAACCACCCCCACCGTGCAGCGGGAGCGGCTCAGCCGCGAAGCGTGGGTCAGCGAGCGGCGAGCAGTGCCTGGCCGCGCGCCACGGCGGCGCTGACCTGGGCTGGCGCGGTACCGCCGATGTGGTCGCGGGCGTTGACCGAGCCTTCAAGGG
The Pseudomonas sp. DTU_2021_1001937_2_SI_NGA_ILE_001 DNA segment above includes these coding regions:
- the lysA gene encoding diaminopimelate decarboxylase, with amino-acid sequence MDAFNYRDGELFAEGVALSAIAERFGTPTYVYSRAHIEAQYKAYADALAGMPHLVCFAVKANSNLGVLNVLARLGAGFDIVSRGELERVLAAGGSADKIVFSGVGKTRDDMRRALEVGVHCFNVESSEELERLQVVAAELGVRAPVSLRVNPDVDAGTHPYISTGLKENKFGIAIAQAEDVYVRASQLPNLEVIGVDCHIGSQLTTLEPFIDALDRLLDLVDRLGDCGIHLRHIDLGGGLGVRYRDEEPPLAQSYIEAVRKRLEGRDLGLVFEPGRFIVANAGLLLTQVEYLKHTEHKDFAIVDAAMNDLIRPALYQAWMNVTAVKPRDARPRNYDIVGPICETGDFLAKGRELALAEGDLLAVHSAGAYGFVMSSNYNTRGRAAEVLVDGTEVHQVRRRETLTELFAGESLLPE
- the lptM gene encoding LPS translocon maturation chaperone LptM, whose product is MKRLIASLAALVAVACLVTACGQKGPLYLPDDTKSADAQGKSQSHKHY
- the cyaY gene encoding iron donor protein CyaY yields the protein MSLTEARFHDLVDATQQALEDIFDESDLDLDLENSAGVLTIKFDNGSQIIISRQEPLRQLWLAARSGGFHFDYDEEEQRWVCDTSNELLSEMLVRITREQAGVELDFDEI
- a CDS encoding DUF1289 domain-containing protein, whose product is MTAPATPRPPKPLYSNVSTAVPSPCVSLCRLDDERVCMGCFRHVDDIREWRSADDQRRREIREAAEQRRLQAGA
- a CDS encoding class I adenylate cyclase, producing the protein MTHPFEIRPDLDEGIDRKVLTQLKSRFLALNDRRLARAREGLSTRQQSVLALLPLLFHVNHPLLPGYVSGSTPAGVSNFEPDAQVLAEAQRLTRSFSYKARPGHVTQPILGLFLMGSLGTLAQADQSDMDVWVCHDSELSAEAIAELRRKCQALEAWAETQGSEAHFFLIDPQRFRQGERDTQLSSDDCGTTQHYLLLDEFYRTAIWLAGRTPMWWMVPVYEESRYEQYTHTLLSKRFIRADEVLDLGHLAHIPAGEFVGAGLWQLFKGIESPYKSVLKLLLIEVYASEYPRVRCLSLRYKEAVFAHQQDPDELDPYVVAYRRIEEHLLARNEPERLELVRHSLYLKVNKKLSGRQRSSGWQRPLMEQLTAEWGWDERQLALLDSRQHWKVRQVSHERRSLVNELNYSYRFLTQFARLQQTASSITTRDMNVLGRRLYAAFERKAGKIELINPGIAPDLAEDTLTLVHSSNRREPGKNQWSLYNGNLGIHEYENFLPIKRSRELVELLAWVHRNGVIDASTRLALHPGSSDLSELELFNLIGALQQSIALPLPAISDEQLLKASEPREILLLVNVGVDPLRHHRELNILMTTERTDSLSYAGVRDNLVLTLDQVTLNSWNETQVSRYDGPHALLDCLTDLLGSLPEGAQQPQVRVRCFCHNRAQAIAQRVEEIVATARQLQATGLNYRYLIQIQQQYHILAMLPGTMTQVVVNSLPGLFTYLGEELPCYSPLYFDPHALEDHDLSLIAPYGQPECIQVFYRVNDTRADLYVLDEHNALWHQNLPWHDEQSLLLPLQRFFHSLIYRRGASLPLDGPQEQAALDVLYYQLLPGGAGRARNIEPRPAPRASDKAFFEVQAIIEESSPGQLNTSLYCDSQEFSELEQGDQLYTVVARQILGRRHEPARYRCYITDLDLSGLLDDGHGQTILYLRHKARLEKLLNEALDQA
- a CDS encoding TIGR02647 family protein codes for the protein MSYSPELVAELEILALFNLDNTLEGLKVHHVAAPSAIAAAQRLYDKGLTSQVDGGYLTSLGLEAARHAQALLTILDVSRQAA